From one Candidatus Lokiarchaeota archaeon genomic stretch:
- a CDS encoding SLC13 family permease yields MVFAVLAVTLVLFVVNRWRYDVVALFALLTIALVGLIPFDQVFLGFGHPAVITVAAVLVINRGLVNSGFVDIIINWTLRVGDNMVFQILTLTGLVTVLSAFMNNVGALALLMPVAIRMARKSGKSPSLFLMPLAFCSMLGGMITLIGTPPNIIIATLRGQYGVEPFLMFDFTPVGLSVALAGFLFMSLVGWRLVPQREGEKVEPFSLVEDYITEVYVPEGSKMVGKRIRDLESAAEADVAVISLVREDEHFRSPSIMRGLKAGDSLVVRGEATDLKMLIDAGELRLIEREGSDRGVLSQDDLHVVEAVITTGSPLSGKTARQLKMRSRFGVDLLAVSRQGRRLRARIGDIRLRSGDTLLLHGQPEEMSEILTELGCLPLAERHIRLGKPRRALSAIIIFGAALAATAIGLLPIQVSFVLAAVGMVVLGFVSPDEAYKSINWSVIVLLAAMIPVGHALETTGGAQLIGDMFLEVGGILPPAAFIVILMVATMLLSCAVDNTAAVVLMAPIGVSIALALGVSIDSFLMAVSIGGSSAFLTPIADQSHALVMGPGGYRFTDYLRLGLPLQIIISLLATPLILWFWPL; encoded by the coding sequence ATGGTCTTCGCAGTTCTAGCTGTGACACTTGTCCTGTTTGTTGTTAACCGTTGGCGTTATGATGTTGTAGCCTTGTTCGCTCTGTTGACAATCGCGCTTGTGGGTCTCATACCCTTCGACCAAGTGTTCTTGGGCTTCGGCCATCCTGCGGTGATCACAGTTGCAGCCGTGTTGGTTATCAACCGAGGACTGGTCAACTCGGGTTTCGTCGATATCATCATCAACTGGACTCTTCGAGTCGGAGACAACATGGTTTTTCAGATTCTTACGCTCACCGGGTTGGTGACGGTGCTTTCGGCCTTCATGAATAACGTGGGGGCATTGGCGCTTCTCATGCCTGTGGCAATTCGAATGGCGAGGAAGAGCGGCAAGTCCCCTTCCCTTTTCCTCATGCCGCTAGCATTCTGCTCAATGCTTGGTGGTATGATAACGCTGATCGGCACTCCTCCAAACATAATTATCGCAACACTTAGGGGTCAATACGGTGTCGAACCCTTCCTCATGTTTGACTTCACCCCAGTTGGTCTGAGTGTCGCTCTTGCTGGATTCTTGTTTATGTCACTGGTCGGATGGCGTCTCGTACCTCAGCGGGAGGGAGAGAAGGTTGAACCCTTCTCTCTTGTTGAAGACTACATAACCGAGGTCTATGTGCCTGAGGGTTCCAAGATGGTTGGGAAGCGTATCCGTGACCTTGAATCGGCAGCAGAAGCTGATGTGGCAGTGATATCCCTCGTACGCGAAGACGAGCATTTTCGTTCACCCTCTATAATGAGAGGTCTGAAAGCAGGTGATAGTCTTGTTGTCAGAGGAGAAGCCACAGATCTGAAGATGCTAATCGATGCTGGCGAACTCAGACTCATAGAGAGGGAAGGATCTGACAGAGGGGTCCTATCACAGGATGATTTACATGTCGTTGAGGCTGTGATAACGACAGGCTCGCCTTTAAGCGGCAAGACTGCACGACAATTGAAGATGCGTAGTCGTTTTGGTGTGGATCTTCTCGCTGTATCGCGCCAAGGAAGGCGGTTGAGAGCTCGGATTGGTGATATCCGGTTGCGGTCGGGAGACACCTTGTTGTTACATGGGCAGCCGGAAGAGATGTCTGAAATCTTGACTGAGCTTGGATGCCTCCCACTGGCTGAGAGACACATAAGACTGGGCAAGCCGCGACGTGCGCTGTCTGCTATCATCATCTTTGGAGCGGCACTAGCAGCTACGGCAATAGGTCTGCTACCCATTCAGGTTTCCTTTGTACTTGCTGCTGTTGGCATGGTTGTATTGGGATTTGTGTCTCCCGACGAAGCTTACAAGAGCATCAACTGGTCTGTCATAGTTCTACTCGCTGCCATGATCCCAGTCGGACACGCACTGGAAACCACAGGAGGTGCACAGTTAATTGGTGACATGTTTCTAGAGGTAGGAGGAATTCTGCCTCCTGCTGCATTCATCGTCATTCTGATGGTGGCGACTATGCTTCTGTCATGTGCCGTGGATAACACCGCTGCAGTAGTTTTGATGGCTCCCATAGGTGTAAGCATTGCATTGGCATTAGGTGTATCGATAGACTCTTTTCTAATGGCGGTGTCCATTGGAGGTTCAAGCGCTTTCCTAACACCCATCGCGGATCAGTCCCATGCTTTAGTTATGGGGCCAGGGGGTTACAGATTCACTGACTACTTACGGCTAGGTCTTCCTCTGCAGATCATCATTTCCCTGTTAGCAACTCCACTAATCCTGTGGTTTTGGCCTCTTTAG